ATGTGATCGACAAAGCGGTTGCGCTCAAGAATTTGCAAGTTTCCTTGCACGTCTTTGCTTGTTAAAAGAACCGCATAGGGAGACAGCTTATTGTCCTGCACAGACTTAAGCACATCGACACAAGCTTCTTCGCAAAGAACGATATCGTATTGATTTTCTTTTAAAAAGGCCTGGCCCATTTCGGAGTCATTGGCGATATCGAGTTGAACGCCCGTACCACCTAAAGCCATGCGAATGGGAAGCTGTTGTTTTTTATCGGGCTCAACAAGAAGGACTTTTCCGCCGCCGCTTTTTTCAATGGCGCTTTGGGCTTCATGCAATTCACGATTGAGGATTTCGAAAAGACGGGCCTTTTCATTCGTGCGCATCAGTCTTTCTGTCAAAATGAAACAGTAGATCTGAAATAGCAGAGCTTGAAAACGATCTTTGTCTTTAGGATGAACGTGAGCGAAATCTTCAGAGCGAATAACAAAACATTCAACCGGTGTTAAAGCCTTCACAGTTGTGGACGTGAGGTTGGAGGTGATAACACTCATTTCTCCAAACACTTCACCCGGCGTTTCAAGAGTTGCAATCACCTCACCGGCAAGTGAGACCTCGACTTTTCCGGAGCGCAAGAAAAACAAAGAGCTGTTCTTTTTTCCTTCCTGAAGAATAAAGCTCTCAGCAGGAAATGATTCCGTGTGAATCATCGCAGATGCTTGTAGAAGCAAGTCTTCACTGAAAGACTTGAAAAAAGAAAACGCTTTAATTTCCTTGGCGATTTCAACCGGATGCAACTTCATATAGTTTCAATTATGTAATTAGTTGTAAGGCCTTGACCAGAATCGTCTTGAATATTTTGGGGAATAAAAGAAAATTAAGTCTATCGTCGGTATGGAGGTTCTTTGTACCCGGTTATCCGTGTTTCTCCATTTTTGGAAATCCCCACTTACTATTTAGTTTTAAGTGTGACGATTTCGTTGGGACTTATTTGGCTTGTCCGCAGAGCAAAGCGCTTTCAACTTTCAACGAAGGTAGCTCTGGACCTAAGTCTTATTGTTATGGTGACGGGATTCATCGGCGGTCGGTTGTTTCATGTTTTCTACGAAGACTTTGAATACTACCGCGAAAATCTTTGGCGCATTTTGCATTTCTGGAATGGCGGCTTTGTTTTTTACGGCGGAGCTTTGTTGGCTGGCGTCTTTGCGCTGATGTACTTGTGTTTCAAAGCCGGAAAATCTGTGGATGCATATTTGGATCTCTTCGCTCCGGTTCTTTCCTTTTCCTACGCCGCCGGACGCTCTGCCTGTTTGCTGGCAGGATGTTGTT
This region of Bdellovibrio sp. BCCA genomic DNA includes:
- a CDS encoding cyclic nucleotide-binding domain-containing protein, which codes for MKLHPVEIAKEIKAFSFFKSFSEDLLLQASAMIHTESFPAESFILQEGKKNSSLFFLRSGKVEVSLAGEVIATLETPGEVFGEMSVITSNLTSTTVKALTPVECFVIRSEDFAHVHPKDKDRFQALLFQIYCFILTERLMRTNEKARLFEILNRELHEAQSAIEKSGGGKVLLVEPDKKQQLPIRMALGGTGVQLDIANDSEMGQAFLKENQYDIVLCEEACVDVLKSVQDNKLSPYAVLLTSKDVQGNLQILERNRFVDHIISRDAEDKNATIRYVLTALSKLLNKDLFGIEKYLTWGVEVQNKTVSHSAQREELREELYTYFKKMGIRSTVLDRVNTVVEEMLMNAIYDAPVDSQGKSIFNHISRKEEIQLDTHQQSQLRYASDGVLLAVSVKDPFGSLTKNIIVDYLISCYSGQAGSMNSNKGGAGRGLHQIIENADLTVFNVKKGVRTEVICLFNVDGQKKEAQPSFHYFFV
- a CDS encoding prolipoprotein diacylglyceryl transferase; this encodes MYPVIRVSPFLEIPTYYLVLSVTISLGLIWLVRRAKRFQLSTKVALDLSLIVMVTGFIGGRLFHVFYEDFEYYRENLWRILHFWNGGFVFYGGALLAGVFALMYLCFKAGKSVDAYLDLFAPVLSFSYAAGRSACLLAGCCYGRYCDLPWAIGGRHPTQAYAVLWELGVLFILLGIEKVPVTKRKPSVFQKDGSVFFLWMILHAVGRLLMENFRDDFRGPNLGISISSWISVCVALLGVYLLFRKPAARRSAGVS